In Serinus canaria isolate serCan28SL12 chromosome 5, serCan2020, whole genome shotgun sequence, the following proteins share a genomic window:
- the RPL27A gene encoding 60S ribosomal protein L27a, with the protein MPSRLRKTRKLRGHVSHGHGRVGKHRKHPGGRGNAGGLHHHRINFDKYHPGYFGKVGMRHYHLKRNQKFCPTVNLDKLWTLVSEQTRLNYAKNEAGLAPVIDVVRSGYYKVLGKGKLPKQPVIVKAKFFSRRAEEKIKEVGGACVLVA; encoded by the exons ATG CCTTCCAGGCTAAGGAAGACCCGGAAGCTGAGAGGACACGTCAGCCACGGCCACGGCCGCGTGG gCAAACACAGGAAGCATCCTGGAGGACGTGGTAATGCCGGTGGTTTGCACCATCACAGGATTAACTTTGATAAATA TCACCCTGGTTACTTTGGGAAGGTGGGCATGAGGCACTATCACTTGAAGAGGAACCAGAAGTTCTGTCCCACTGTGAACCTGGACAAGCTGTGGACGCTGGTCAGCGAGCAGACCAGGCTCAACTACGCCAAGAACGAGGCCGGCCTGGCCCCGGTCATCGACGTCGTGCGCTCG GGCTACTACAAAGTGCTGGGCAAGGGGAAGCTGCCCAAGCAGCCTGTCATTGTGAAAGCCAAGTTCTtcagcagaagagcagaggagaagatCAAAGAAGTTGGTGGTGCCTGTGTGCTTGTGGCataa